In the Acidobacteriota bacterium genome, GGGGGTACCCACTTGTTGGTCTTGTTGGTTGGTCTGTCGACTTGCTAGTGAGCCTGGCCCTGGGAGTGCCTGCTTCCAGCAGGCTCTGGGTTCTGGTCAAGGGGTGGTACCCACTTGTTGGTAGTCTTGTTTTCAGTGCTTTCCAGGTGTGGTACCCACTTGTTGGTCCTCATTGTCGGCTATGTCTCCGTTCTCGGTGCTCGATGGGACTCCGGATCCCCTGACAGCGTGCGATCAGCTCGTCTGTAGGAGCGAGTCTCCGTCACATGGCGTGAAGAGCGAGAGCGCCGCGAGCCGACAGGGCCCCCATCTCTCGAATGGTGGGGGGCACCGTTCGGCCGGCCAGGCGCTCACGACGAACCGCGTCAAAGGCGGTCATGGAGCGTCCATCGAGTGGTCCGGGCGAGAATCCGCGAGGGCGCGAGACCGTAGGCCGCCCGGAAGGACCGCGAGAAGTGGGCGGAGTCGGCGAATTCCGCCGCGTGCGCGGCGCGGGTGAAGCTTTTCGCGGTCACCATCGAGCGAGCGGCAGCCGTGAACTTGTAGGCCCGCTGGACCTCGCCGATCGACGATCCGGTGTGCTCCTTGACGAGATGCGCCAACCGGGAGGCCGAGAGACCGACCGCCGAGGCCAGGGTTTTCGGAGAATCCCCGAGGCATCGACCTCGGGCGAGCTCGTGGGTCAGGCTTCGCACTCGAGCGTCGAGCGAGGTCGATCCGGACGCCCAGGTTCGGCGAATGGCGTCGTTCAACGGCCCGGGATCGAGCTCGGTGTTCCACTGCCGCAGGGCCAACCACCACTGCTCGCTCCACTCGGTGATCGCACCGCGCTCGTGCCCTCGTGCCGACGCGGCTAGGGAAGCGAAGCCGTCGTCGTGCGGCGGAATGTACATCGAGAGCATGTCGTGGCCGTCGAACCGCAGGCAGTGGGCCTGTCCCCCGGGCACGAGGAGCGCGCGGCAGGCATGGGTCCCGTCGCCGAGCTCGACCTCGAAGGGCCTCTCAGCCGCCAGCAATACGCAGTGGAAGGGGTGACGATGCCAATCCAGAAGGTTGGGGAGAACGCCACGAAACACCAGCCGCTTCGAGCCGATCCAGACCTTGGGCCGCTCTCCGGCAGCCGTCTCGTTCAAGCCAGACAATTCGAGGCTCGGTATGGTCGGAACATTGCAGACCGATCATGGAAGAGGAGGCGAGATGATGCAAGCGGTGGAACTGGCGCAATGGGCCTGCGGGGGGTTCTTCATGGTGGCGTTGCTGACGGGTGTCTGGAAGTACGCCCACATCCGACGGAGTGCCGAGGCCCGAGCCCCGGTTTACGTCGACATCGCCCACCGAGCGGCGTTCCTCTACTCGTTCTCGTGCCTCTTGCTGGCCTATTTCGCGGACCTCAGCCGTTGGCCGTCGTCCTGGAACACGATCGGAGTGGCCGCCGCCGTCTTGTTCTTCGCCACGGCCCAGTCGACCTACCTGATCCACGGGCTGCTGCGCGACACCGACAACCAGCTGGCCCGGCCCTACACCCTCGGCCGCTGGACAATGCCTTCCTGGCTGGTGCACGGTTACATGCTGCTGCTGATCGGCGGGGAGATCGGCGGGTTCCTCGTGGTCTTCACCGGGGCGATGATCGCTCCCCACTGAGAGCTTTGGGAAGAAGCTCCGCCCTAGGAGCCTGAGCCAACGGGTGGTACCCACTTGTTGGTGGCCATCACCCGGGCACGTAGTACGTCGGCGCCCCCGGCCCGACCGGAAGGCCCAGCACGAAGACCCAGAGGTAGAAGAGGCTGATCCAGCCGATCAAGAAGGCGATCGTATAGGGCAGCATGGTCGCCACCATGGTGCCGATACCCAGATCTTTCTTATATTGCGTGGCGACCGCTAGGATGAGGCCGAAGTAGCTCATCATCGGGGTGATGATGTTGGTGGAGGAATCGCCGATCCGGTAGGCCGCCTGGATGACCTCCGGGCTGAAGCCGACCGTCATCAGCATCGGCACGAAGATCGGCGCGGTCACCGCCCATTGGGCGCTCGCGGAGCCGAGCATGAGGTTGACGAAGCAGCACATCAGGATGAAGGGCAGGAAGACGGCCGCGTTGTCGAGGTTCAGGGCGACGAGGGTTTGGGCGCCGAGGACGGCGAGGATCTGCCCCAGGCCGGAGTAGTTGAAGAACGAGACGAACTGGGCGGCGAAGAACACCAGGACGATGTAGAGACCCATGCTGCGCATCGCACCGGCCATGGCGTCGATGACGTCGCGATCATTGCGCATCGAACCGACGACCCGGCCGTAGACGAATCCGGGAATCACGAAGAAGATCACGATCAGGGGCACGACGCTGCGCAGCAACGGGCGAAACGCCTCGGGACCGGTCGCCGCGAGATTCGGATTGCGCAGCACGCCCCAGCCTGGGAGCCAGTCCAAGAGCCCGGCCCCAAAGCTGGGGCCGGCAACGACGATGATCCCCATCGTCACCAGGACCGCGCTAAGGGCGGCGTAGAGCAGGCCCTTGCGCTCGGTGTCGGTCACCTCCTCCATGCTGTTGTCGGACTCCTCGAGGTCCTCCGAAGCTTCCGAAGGGTTGTACTCGCCGAGTCGCGGTTCGACGATCCGGCTGGTGACGAGCCAGCCGACCGCGGTGACCAGGAAGGTGCTGACCATCATGAAGTACCAGTTGACGGCCGGGTGCACTTCGTACGCCGGCGCGACGAGCTGGGCCGCCTCTTCGGTGATGCCGGCGAGCAAGGGATCGACGGTGCCGATGAGCAGATTGGCCGAATAGCCGCCCGAGACTCCGGCGAACGCCGCCGCCATGCCGGCCAACGGATGGCGGCCGAGGGAGTAGAAGATCGCCATCGCCAGGGGAATGAGCACAACGTACCCCATCTCGCTCGCCGTGTTGCTGATGACCCCGGCGAAGACGACGATCAAGGTGACCAGATTCTTGGGAGCGCCGAGTACGAGGGCACGGACGGCGGTGGTGAGCAGACCCGACTTTTCGGCCACGCCCACTCCGAGGAGTGCGACCAGCACGGTACCGAGG is a window encoding:
- a CDS encoding helix-turn-helix transcriptional regulator translates to MNETAAGERPKVWIGSKRLVFRGVLPNLLDWHRHPFHCVLLAAERPFEVELGDGTHACRALLVPGGQAHCLRFDGHDMLSMYIPPHDDGFASLAASARGHERGAITEWSEQWWLALRQWNTELDPGPLNDAIRRTWASGSTSLDARVRSLTHELARGRCLGDSPKTLASAVGLSASRLAHLVKEHTGSSIGEVQRAYKFTAAARSMVTAKSFTRAAHAAEFADSAHFSRSFRAAYGLAPSRILARTTRWTLHDRL
- a CDS encoding AbgT family transporter, with product MKRPRTTETQSTEKSNENPAEPCTKARAAESRSGKKPPGQVFQRFLAFVEWLGNLLPHPVTLFALFALGVAVISAIAASLGLQVEDPRPGSGGQLLSVSSLLTGDGIRWIGQNLVTNFTGFVPLGTVLVALLGVGVAEKSGLLTTAVRALVLGAPKNLVTLIVVFAGVISNTASEMGYVVLIPLAMAIFYSLGRHPLAGMAAAFAGVSGGYSANLLIGTVDPLLAGITEEAAQLVAPAYEVHPAVNWYFMMVSTFLVTAVGWLVTSRIVEPRLGEYNPSEASEDLEESDNSMEEVTDTERKGLLYAALSAVLVTMGIIVVAGPSFGAGLLDWLPGWGVLRNPNLAATGPEAFRPLLRSVVPLIVIFFVIPGFVYGRVVGSMRNDRDVIDAMAGAMRSMGLYIVLVFFAAQFVSFFNYSGLGQILAVLGAQTLVALNLDNAAVFLPFILMCCFVNLMLGSASAQWAVTAPIFVPMLMTVGFSPEVIQAAYRIGDSSTNIITPMMSYFGLILAVATQYKKDLGIGTMVATMLPYTIAFLIGWISLFYLWVFVLGLPVGPGAPTYYVPG